The genomic segment GGCGATGGCGTATTCAGGCGACACGCTCGACCTGAGCGACGTAGTTGACCTCGCCGTAGACAAACACTCTTCGGGCGGCGTGGGAGATAAGACCAGTATCACGGTTCTTCCCACCGTGGCGGCGTGCGGACTGCCCGTCGGCAAAATGTCGGGGCGCGGACTGGGCTTCAGCGGCGGCACGCTCGACAAACTCGAATCGATCCCCGGCTACCGCGTGGACTTATCCACCGAAGAATTCAAAAAACAACTCAAAGAGATCGGCGCGGTGTTGACCGGTCAATCCCTGGCGTTGGCTCCAGCCGATGGAAAACTGTACGCCCTGCGCGATGTGACGGGAACCGTCCCTTCGACGCCGCTGATCGCTTCATCTATTATGAGCAAGAAGATCGCCGCCGGGGCGCAAGCAATTGTGCTGGATGTGAAGGTGGGACTCGGCGCGTTCATGGCAACTCTCGATGAAGCGCGTGTGCTTGCAAAACTCATGATGGACATCGGCAAGCTGGCGGGGCGCGAAACAATTGCCCTGCTTTCCGATATGAATCAACCGTTGGGACATGCGGTGGGGAATTCGCTTGAAGTGGTTGAAGCGATTGAAGCCTTGAAAGGCGGAGGTCCGCATGACTTCCGCGAACATTGTTTGCATGTGTGCGCCCACTTGCTGGTGATCGGCAAACGCGCCAAAGATTTGGGCGACGGGCGCGCCCAAGCCGAAAAAGCGATGGCGAACGGCTCTGCCCTCGAGAAATTCCGCTTGTTGGTGCAGGCGCAGGGCGGCGACGTGTCCTACGTGGACGACACCTCCAAATTCCCGCGCGCGAAATATGTCGAGGTGGTGGAGTCGCCGATGGACGGGAGCCTCTCCCAAGTCCATGCGCGAAGCGTGGGCGAGGCGTCGGTCATCCTCGGCGGCGGACGCGCGAAGAAATCCGATGCGATCGATCACGCGGTTGGCATCGTCGTCCATCACAAGGTTGGCGATAAAGTTCAAAAGGGCGAACCGCTCTTCACCATCCACGCCGACGATGAGGCGAAACTGGCGGAGGCGCGCGAAATGACTCTCGCCGGGCATACATGTAGCGCAGATGACGTCCAGCCGTTGCCGTTGTTCTACAATTAAGGTGAGTTATAATAGCGGCAGGAGTTGACACTCATGGCGAAAATATCCCTGCGGGCATACAACCGCGAAATCGAAACCATGTTAGACCGCGGTCAGGTGGACGAGGTAGTGGCTCATTGTCTTCACATCCTGAAATCTCATCCAAAACATCTTGACACGTACCGCCTGCTCGGCAAGGCGTACCTCGAAATGAAAAAATACGGCGACGCTGTGGATATTTTCTCGCGCGTCCTCGTGTGCGCGCCGAGCGACTTTGTCTCGCATGTGGGCATGGGCATCATCCGCGATGAGGAGAATAAACTCGATGATGCCATCTGGCACATGGAGCGCGCTTTTGAAACCCAGCCCTCGAACGCCGCCGTGCAAAGCGAACTGCAACGACTGTATATGGCTCGAGGCGATTCGCCGTCTCCGCGCATTCGCATGACGCGCGGCGCGCTTGCCCAGATGTATGTGAAAGGGGAGTTGTACCCGCAAGCGATCTCTGAAATCAAGAGCGTGCTTGCCGAAGATCCCGGGCGCAGTGATATGAGCGCCCTGCTGGCAAAAGCCCATTACAAAAGCGGGCAAAAGACCGACGCCGCGGAAGCGGCTTCCTCCTTGTTGAGGCGGTATCCGTATTGTTACGATGCCAATGCCGTGCTCGTCGAAATTTTCAGCGCGGATAAACCCGACAACGTGCAAGCGTACCGTCAACGGGTGATTGAACTTGACCCCTACGCCGCGCATGTGAGCGGCTCGCTCTTCGATACCTCCAAAGCGCCCGACTCTGCCATCTCGATCGAGAAACTCGATTGGAGCGGCCAGCCTGTGGGGATGCCGGCCGATTGGCGCGAATCACGCGGGATCAGCCTGGAGCCGAAAGATGAACCTGAACCAACCTGGCTCTATAAAGGATTTGAGACGGAGACTCAAGTTCCGCCTCAACTCGCCAGTGCGGCTGTTTCACCATCGGACGACAACATCCCCGACTTTCTGAAGGATGCCGGCTGGGGTCAATCGACAGGCGAGTTCGATGAAAGTAAAGCGTCTCTTGTCAGCGAAGAGGAGACACTGCCTCCCACTGCCGCCGCCCCTCTGGCGGCTGGAGAAATGCCCGATTGGGTGAAGCAACTCAAACCGGCGGATGAATCGCCCGCGTCTGTCCCGGCGCAGGAGTCCGAATCCACCCCGGATTGGATGAATCGTATCGATCCCAGCATCCTGCCCGGGAAAGAATCGGCATCCTTTGATGAATCTCCAGATTGGATGAAAGACCTCGGTCAACCGGCGAACGCCTCAGGCTCTGCGTTTAGCGATGAGCCCGATTGGCTGAAACCGCTGGGCGGCACAGAGGCTAACGCCGCGCCGCAGTCCTCAGCCTCCGAACAACCCGATTGGCTGAAATCATTTGGCGAAGAGCAACCAGCCGCACAACCCGCCGCAACCGAACAACCGGATTGGATGAAGTCGTTCGCTGAAGAAGAAAATGCCCAGCCTGCCGCGACTGAACAGCCGGACTGGATGAAATCGTTAGGCACCGAGAGTGTGAGTCAACCCACTGCGAGCGATCAACCGGATTGGTTAAAGAATATGGAAAGCGAGTCTGCCATGCCCACTCCTGCCCAACCTGCCGAGGAACTCAACTTTCTCGATGGGGTGGGAGAGCAACCCACAGCGGTGGAAGGTCCGTCTGTTGCGGCGCCGATGGGCGCCGCTGGCTTGACGCCGCAGTCGGAAGATGATGCTTTTGCGTGGCTGGAGAGCCTGGCTGTCAAACAAGGCTCCACCGAGGGGTTATTGATGAAACCCGAGGAACGCTCCTCGGAAGAACCGGAATGGGTGAAGCAAGCGAAGGGGTTGACTGATGAGCCTCAGCCCGAAGCCAGTGTTCCGACGATGGCGGCGCCCGAAGTGACAGCCGAAGTACCCGCGCCTGCGGTGGAAGAGCCGGCAAAAGTTCCAAGCGCCGAAGACGATGCCTTCGCGTGGTTGGAGAGCCTCGCCGTCAAACAAGGTTCCACCGAAGGGTTGTTGATGAAACCCGAGGAACGTTCGGCGGAAGAGCCTGATTGGGTGAAACTAGCAAAGGAAACCGGTGAGTCTGCACCGGTGGAAATGCCTGTGGCGCAAGAGTCGCAATCTGCGGTGGATACGGGCATGTGGCTGAAGAGTCTGGACGATGAAGCCCCGGCAAGCGAGCCGGTTGCCGAAAGTAAAGCCGATGAAACCGCCATGTGGTTGAAGAATTTGGACGCGGAAACCCCGGCAAGCGAGCCGGTTGCCGAAAGTAAAGCCGATGAAACCGCCATGTGGTTGAAGAATCTGGACGCGGAAACCCCGGCAAGCGAGCCGGTTGCCGAAAGTAAAGCCGACGAAACTGCCATGTGGCTGAAGAGCTTGGATGAGCCTAAATCTGAGCCGCTTTCTGGTTCGGGAGATGTTGATGTCTCGAGTTGGTTGCAAAATCTGGAAGAGTCGGAGACCACGCCCGAGCCTATGGTTGAACCCGCAACAGGTGACGATTTACCTTCATGGTTGCAAAGCGCTGGGGAGGGCGACTCTGCTGTGGCGGCAGAAACAGAACTCCCTGTGAGCGCGAGCGCAGACGAACAATGGCAGGGACAAGGCGAGCCGGTGGCTGAGTTGGAAGAGGCGCCGCGGCCCAATACCGGCAGTCTGCCCAGTTGGTTGAGCGGAGTCGATGAAGAAGACAAACAACCGCTGACCGGCGAACTCCCCTCATGGTTGAGCGACGATAGCGGTGAGGCGATTGCCGAGCCGACGAAGATCGAACCGACACGCGCCGAGGAATGGCAACCCGCCGAAACACCGGCGCCGGTATCGTTTGAGGAGCCGAAGGAAGAACCGAAAGCGGAGCCAAAGCCCGCGCCGCGCAAACCCGCCGTAAAGAAGGCGGAGCCGCGCCCGGCAACGCCGGTATCCACCTATCAGGAACCTGTCACTCGCAAAGCGACGGGCATGTTGACCGCGCCTGTCGATATGACGCTGGGCAACGCGCGTAATGAACTCTCGCGCAGTAACATCCCTGGCGCGCTCGAGACGTATGCGAAGCTCATCAAGAAAGGCAAGTATCTCGATGAGGTGATCTTCGACCTGCGCGAGGCATTGTACCGTTACCCGGTCGAGGTGAGTATTTGGCAATCGTTGGGCGACGCGTATATGCGCGCCAACCGTTTGCAGGACGCGTTGGATTCGTATACGAAAGCGGAAGAGTTACTTCGTTAAATCAGACCTCACAGGTCTCGAAGACCTGT from the Candidatus Defluviilinea gracilis genome contains:
- a CDS encoding thymidine phosphorylase: MRAVDIIIKKRDKIELTREEIEFFIKGFVSGDVPDYQASSFAMAVMLNGMTPRETTDLTLAMAYSGDTLDLSDVVDLAVDKHSSGGVGDKTSITVLPTVAACGLPVGKMSGRGLGFSGGTLDKLESIPGYRVDLSTEEFKKQLKEIGAVLTGQSLALAPADGKLYALRDVTGTVPSTPLIASSIMSKKIAAGAQAIVLDVKVGLGAFMATLDEARVLAKLMMDIGKLAGRETIALLSDMNQPLGHAVGNSLEVVEAIEALKGGGPHDFREHCLHVCAHLLVIGKRAKDLGDGRAQAEKAMANGSALEKFRLLVQAQGGDVSYVDDTSKFPRAKYVEVVESPMDGSLSQVHARSVGEASVILGGGRAKKSDAIDHAVGIVVHHKVGDKVQKGEPLFTIHADDEAKLAEAREMTLAGHTCSADDVQPLPLFYN
- a CDS encoding tetratricopeptide repeat protein — translated: MAKISLRAYNREIETMLDRGQVDEVVAHCLHILKSHPKHLDTYRLLGKAYLEMKKYGDAVDIFSRVLVCAPSDFVSHVGMGIIRDEENKLDDAIWHMERAFETQPSNAAVQSELQRLYMARGDSPSPRIRMTRGALAQMYVKGELYPQAISEIKSVLAEDPGRSDMSALLAKAHYKSGQKTDAAEAASSLLRRYPYCYDANAVLVEIFSADKPDNVQAYRQRVIELDPYAAHVSGSLFDTSKAPDSAISIEKLDWSGQPVGMPADWRESRGISLEPKDEPEPTWLYKGFETETQVPPQLASAAVSPSDDNIPDFLKDAGWGQSTGEFDESKASLVSEEETLPPTAAAPLAAGEMPDWVKQLKPADESPASVPAQESESTPDWMNRIDPSILPGKESASFDESPDWMKDLGQPANASGSAFSDEPDWLKPLGGTEANAAPQSSASEQPDWLKSFGEEQPAAQPAATEQPDWMKSFAEEENAQPAATEQPDWMKSLGTESVSQPTASDQPDWLKNMESESAMPTPAQPAEELNFLDGVGEQPTAVEGPSVAAPMGAAGLTPQSEDDAFAWLESLAVKQGSTEGLLMKPEERSSEEPEWVKQAKGLTDEPQPEASVPTMAAPEVTAEVPAPAVEEPAKVPSAEDDAFAWLESLAVKQGSTEGLLMKPEERSAEEPDWVKLAKETGESAPVEMPVAQESQSAVDTGMWLKSLDDEAPASEPVAESKADETAMWLKNLDAETPASEPVAESKADETAMWLKNLDAETPASEPVAESKADETAMWLKSLDEPKSEPLSGSGDVDVSSWLQNLEESETTPEPMVEPATGDDLPSWLQSAGEGDSAVAAETELPVSASADEQWQGQGEPVAELEEAPRPNTGSLPSWLSGVDEEDKQPLTGELPSWLSDDSGEAIAEPTKIEPTRAEEWQPAETPAPVSFEEPKEEPKAEPKPAPRKPAVKKAEPRPATPVSTYQEPVTRKATGMLTAPVDMTLGNARNELSRSNIPGALETYAKLIKKGKYLDEVIFDLREALYRYPVEVSIWQSLGDAYMRANRLQDALDSYTKAEELLR